GCCCCTAAACGCATCGCTTCGATAGCAGATTCGAGTGTACCAAATCCTGTCATTATTACTGACGCGATATTTGGGTGAAGCTGAATTGCTTTACGGAGTAAACTGATACCGTCTTCATCGGGAAGTTGTAAATCAATGAATAAAACATCAATCAAATCAGTTTTTAAATATTCCAAACCTTCACCAGAACTGGACGCTAGCAGGATCCTCTTTCCTTCATTCAGGATAAAATCCCGAACAAGATTTCTAATATTTAAGTCATCATCAATAATCAGGACGGTTTCCAGATTCGACATCAGCTCCTCCTGCAGGTAGAAGAGAACCACTGGAAAATTAATCGAAAAAATGAACGAGTATTTGGGTGTGCCTGCAAAAAGTAAATAAGAAACAAAAAATCCAGATCTCATGCATAACACTTAGGTGTTATCACCCATCTAGCTGGTGTTCTCGTTTACATCTCACGCTAATAATAATATCTGGAAGTCCAATTTGTATCTAGTATTTATCATTTAAGATAGGGGTTTTTAAGGAAATTATTTACTTTGACAGCCCAGTAATTACAGCATGATTGAGGACGAATTAAGGCTGAGCCAATGATATGACCGTTTTTTGTTGTTTGGGATGAAAAAGCTCAAAAGTGATTGGATAAAATATCAATCGGTTCAAAATTTTAAGAACAGGGTATGCAAACACACTTTGGTGGGTAATCTCTGCTAATGATGTGTTAACTCGACTACCTGAGTAACAACCTGGTTTCTTCCACCGTACTTTGCTTTGTATAATGCGGCATCTGCTTCCGAAATTAGCTGGAGGGGATCATGATCATTTTGTGGCTTCATCGTCGCCACTCCAGCACTGATTGTTACGACGTCCGCATCCAATGATTCACGATGTTCTATGCTTAGATCTTGGATTCCATTTCGTATTCGCTCAGCAATTTCTTGAGCTGCGTTTATTCCTGTTTCTGGTAACAGTACAGCAAATTCCTCTCCGCCGTAGCGAGCGATCAGATCGCCAGGTCGTTTTATAATACTTGCAATCGTTTCAGCTATTTTTTTCAAGCAAATGTCACCAGCAACATGCCCGTATGAGTCGTTGTAATTTTTAAAATAGTCCACGTCGATCATGATCAACGAAATCGCTGTCTCATGACGGATAGCACGAAACCATTCTTTATATAACATTTCATTAAATATTCTCCGATTACATACACCAGTGAGGTCATCGTATGTAGCCAGATTTTCCAGGCGAGCATTTGCTCGTTGTAATTTTATATTCAATTGATATAGCTCTTCATAAACTTTGCCTTTTTCGATGATTGACGCAAGTTGATTTGATATTTGCTTGAATATACTGATGTGTGACTCTTTGTAGGCGTTTGTCAAAAAACTGGAAAAGAAGATAAATCCGATCGGTTGATCCTGAACGATTAAAGGGCAAGTTAAACTGGAACGTATTCCCTCCTTAACGATCAATTTTGTCGATGTCGACCCTGGATGTTCAAGGAGATATTTTTTGAGATTGTTTATAATTCGAGGGTTTCCCGATTCGAGTATTTTTTGAAGGCTGCTTCCCGCCATTTGAGCCTTGAATCCTACTCTGAGACAGACCTGTTTAGCTTCGGACCGTTCCCATCGAGCTCGTAGTGTACTCCCACCTTTTTCCAACATCGCCAGACCAATTCTCTCATATGGGATGATATTGCGAAATGAATCATACAATTGGTCTAGTATTTCATCTAAGAAATATCCTGCATTAATGTGAGTAGTAACTTCACTCAGCTTTTGCATCTCATCAAATTTATTTTCAAGGTTTCTTGAAAGTTCTAACAGCGCGGTGCCCAATCGTCCTATGTCATCAACATCCATTTCACTTGAAAATTTTCGTGGAAAGTAACCTTCAGTCATTTTCTGAATGACCGTTTGATATTCTTGAATTCGAGAATCACTCATAGTAAGTATCCTATCTGAATAATGTTCGTAACCAGTTCATAATCTGACTATCTCAATCGTGAATATAGCCCATAACTATCTGCTTACTGGGAACGGATTCAGATTCACTAAAAGTGTGGCCAATGGTCTCAACTATGTAGTCCAAATGTCTCAGAATTGATTTTTCCTTTACTGATTTTAGAGAATTTTCGAGTACTATACTCAGCGTGTTTTATACTCAATTTATGCAGAGTTACTGCAGGGACAGATGATCGCTCATTTTCTGGAATGAATTGATTTAGTGTATGGAACTTATAGTCAAAACATCTGTCTCAATAGAACGTGAATTACTATGGTGAATCGATAAATATAAGATTCATGAAACTAACTCCTGACGAAGAAAAGTGAGATAATTCACTACGCAATGCCAAGTTTACGAAAGGGAAATAAATGTTTTTCAATCTTTTGTTTGAACCCGGTAGAAACTCGCTGACAAACCTGATTGGCTGGCTCAGTTTGTGTCTCGTGGCAGCAGGATGGGGGGCGGAATTGGATACCACAATCCGGCATCTGTGGGCAAATATCGGGTTGTTCGGATTAGCTTCAATGATTGCATTGAAAGTTGTACAATGGTCAAGATTGAAGAATCAGCAGAAGGTCACCGAGTCACGTGTTACACATGACTTG
This genomic interval from Gimesia alba contains the following:
- a CDS encoding sensor domain-containing diguanylate cyclase, producing the protein MSDSRIQEYQTVIQKMTEGYFPRKFSSEMDVDDIGRLGTALLELSRNLENKFDEMQKLSEVTTHINAGYFLDEILDQLYDSFRNIIPYERIGLAMLEKGGSTLRARWERSEAKQVCLRVGFKAQMAGSSLQKILESGNPRIINNLKKYLLEHPGSTSTKLIVKEGIRSSLTCPLIVQDQPIGFIFFSSFLTNAYKESHISIFKQISNQLASIIEKGKVYEELYQLNIKLQRANARLENLATYDDLTGVCNRRIFNEMLYKEWFRAIRHETAISLIMIDVDYFKNYNDSYGHVAGDICLKKIAETIASIIKRPGDLIARYGGEEFAVLLPETGINAAQEIAERIRNGIQDLSIEHRESLDADVVTISAGVATMKPQNDHDPLQLISEADAALYKAKYGGRNQVVTQVVELTHH